One segment of Paenibacillus rhizovicinus DNA contains the following:
- the argB gene encoding acetylglutamate kinase has protein sequence MEQRFVMKCGGSTLAALPASFFEDLRDLQARGVKAVIVHGGGPAISETLGKLGIESEFVGGLRKTSNEVLDVVEMVLAGRINKEIVRRIQQSGAKALGLSGVDGELIKAQPVANAAEIGFVGDVTDVNAAIIEGVMGMGYIPVIAPIGIDAAAQRYNINADTAAGAVASRLGVERMIVVTDVPGIMKTVNGEKQVLPSVTVVEIEAMIASGEIYGGMIPKVRAAIACIQGDVKEVVIVNGDMPGVLSKVVLEGGIGTRIVQQ, from the coding sequence ATGGAACAACGGTTTGTCATGAAATGCGGAGGCAGCACGCTGGCGGCGCTGCCGGCTTCCTTTTTCGAGGATTTGCGCGACTTGCAGGCGCGGGGCGTGAAAGCGGTCATCGTGCACGGCGGCGGTCCGGCGATTTCCGAAACGCTCGGCAAGCTCGGCATCGAGAGCGAGTTCGTGGGCGGTCTGCGCAAGACGAGCAACGAGGTGCTGGATGTCGTCGAGATGGTGCTGGCTGGACGCATTAACAAGGAAATCGTCCGCCGCATCCAACAAAGCGGAGCGAAGGCGCTCGGCCTCTCCGGCGTGGACGGCGAATTGATTAAGGCGCAGCCGGTTGCGAACGCGGCCGAGATCGGCTTCGTCGGCGACGTCACGGACGTGAACGCCGCGATTATCGAAGGCGTGATGGGCATGGGCTATATACCGGTCATCGCGCCGATCGGCATCGATGCGGCAGCGCAGCGTTACAACATCAACGCGGACACGGCGGCAGGGGCGGTTGCTTCCCGCCTCGGCGTAGAGCGGATGATCGTCGTAACCGACGTGCCGGGCATCATGAAGACGGTGAACGGCGAGAAGCAGGTACTGCCGTCCGTGACGGTAGTAGAGATCGAAGCGATGATCGCCAGCGGCGAGATTTACGGCGGCATGATTCCGAAGGTGCGAGCGGCGATCGCCTGCATCCAAGGCGACGTGAAGGAAGTCGTGATCGTCAACGGCGACATGCCTGGCGTACTTAGCAAAGTCGTGCTCGAAGGCGGCATTGGCACGCGGATCGTCCAGCAATAA